The following are encoded in a window of uncultured Sphaerochaeta sp. genomic DNA:
- a CDS encoding plasmid pRiA4b ORF-3 family protein, whose protein sequence is MQIGCTKKLADYLKIQTGAADTAIDPLYSWSANMIMVNHRRTIVVSNDASRYAFILYGIKRGDVKNIETLILEGVKACLETMCFTPTIIDQYLQDCGEGITFSKTANRSVVAGLNNVCARTHFFFDRYSTEVLLQKQMIRYLNMDYLTVKTIDGSDYVNISEKISSDIERKYGQPLFRCKAAVFDVDLELDSTCRRRVVVPLNCTFREFHDVLQTLFGWWNRHLHDFWIERHPNGRLKYTLTGFPREFEEEGETTKDDRLVFLHEIFPQYREIIYNYDFGDFWIAHIRLHEIVDDYDKNHPVCLDWEGEAPPEDVGGRYGYAELLRILSNPEDPEYKGMMEWYRGSHHQLFNLEHVNRCLRYW, encoded by the coding sequence ATGCAGATTGGATGCACAAAGAAACTCGCAGATTACCTGAAGATACAGACAGGAGCTGCAGATACAGCAATTGATCCTCTCTACTCGTGGAGTGCCAATATGATTATGGTAAACCATAGGAGAACAATCGTGGTAAGCAACGATGCATCTCGCTATGCGTTTATTCTCTATGGTATCAAACGAGGCGATGTAAAAAATATCGAAACCCTGATCCTTGAGGGAGTGAAGGCCTGTCTTGAGACCATGTGTTTCACTCCGACTATCATCGATCAGTACCTGCAGGATTGTGGAGAAGGTATCACGTTTAGTAAGACTGCAAATCGTTCGGTGGTTGCAGGGCTGAACAATGTCTGTGCTCGTACCCACTTCTTTTTTGACCGGTATTCAACCGAGGTATTACTGCAAAAGCAGATGATCCGATATCTCAATATGGACTATCTTACTGTAAAGACCATAGACGGAAGCGACTATGTTAATATTTCCGAAAAAATCTCCAGTGATATTGAGCGGAAATATGGGCAACCTCTCTTTCGATGCAAGGCTGCTGTCTTTGATGTAGACCTGGAGCTGGACAGTACCTGTCGCCGTCGTGTTGTCGTTCCCCTTAATTGTACATTCCGTGAGTTCCATGATGTGTTGCAGACCTTGTTTGGATGGTGGAATCGACACCTGCATGATTTCTGGATAGAGCGCCATCCCAATGGAAGACTGAAATATACATTGACCGGTTTCCCCAGGGAGTTTGAAGAGGAAGGGGAGACTACAAAGGATGACCGCTTGGTATTCCTTCATGAGATATTTCCGCAGTACAGGGAAATTATCTACAACTATGACTTTGGCGATTTTTGGATAGCCCATATCCGTCTCCATGAAATTGTTGATGACTACGATAAGAATCATCCAGTGTGTCTGGACTGGGAGGGAGAAGCTCCACCAGAGGATGTAGGGGGGCGGTATGGATATGCTGAGTTGTTGAGAATTCTTAGCAACCCAGAAGATCCTGAATATAAAGGCATGATGGAGTGGTATAGAGGAAGTCATCATCAATTGTTCAACTTGGAACATGTGAATAGATGTTTACGATACTGGTAG
- a CDS encoding HipA domain-containing protein: MYGWHQRCILSFFGTKEMPILDLNLANLGLHATQSGYTIPGVQKKFSLSLDHTKQTDRLTLVGKPPGYIVKLQTEAYEALPELEHVVMHMAKIAKITTVPNALIQLHDGSLAYIAKRIDRIFKKDRVIQLPMEDFCQLTGRLTEDKYQGSYEQCGTIIRKYSRQHMLDLTNFWYVLVFCFITGNSDMHLKNFSLYAPVNEHFQLTPAYDLLPVQLILPEDTQEMALTLRGKKSRLKRADFLLLAKHLEIPEQVAVRLIKRVSGLFPQWEALISESCMPNHLKPALTELVKTRIDRITTE, from the coding sequence ATGTATGGATGGCACCAGAGATGTATCCTTTCTTTCTTTGGGACGAAGGAGATGCCGATACTAGATTTAAATCTGGCTAATCTAGGCCTACACGCAACACAGAGTGGTTATACAATTCCAGGAGTACAGAAAAAGTTTTCCCTCTCCCTCGATCATACGAAACAGACAGACCGTCTCACATTGGTTGGAAAACCTCCTGGTTACATTGTAAAGCTGCAAACTGAGGCATATGAAGCACTGCCAGAGTTGGAACATGTGGTCATGCATATGGCTAAGATTGCCAAGATTACTACCGTGCCGAATGCACTTATCCAATTACATGATGGTTCATTAGCCTATATTGCAAAACGAATTGACCGAATTTTCAAAAAAGATCGTGTAATACAACTTCCAATGGAAGACTTTTGTCAGCTCACTGGTCGATTAACCGAAGATAAGTATCAGGGTTCTTATGAGCAGTGCGGAACTATCATTCGCAAATACTCCAGGCAACATATGCTTGACCTCACGAACTTCTGGTATGTTTTAGTATTCTGCTTCATCACAGGCAACTCTGACATGCATCTCAAGAACTTCTCTCTCTATGCCCCGGTTAATGAACATTTTCAGCTCACCCCTGCGTATGATTTACTACCGGTACAACTCATCCTGCCTGAAGACACTCAAGAGATGGCATTAACACTCAGGGGAAAGAAATCACGACTAAAGCGAGCAGATTTCTTACTTCTTGCAAAGCATCTGGAAATACCTGAACAGGTTGCTGTTCGACTTATCAAGCGGGTTTCTGGTTTATTTCCTCAGTGGGAGGCACTCATTAGTGAAAGCTGTATGCCTAACCATTTGAAACCAGCATTAACGGAACTAGTGAAGACAAGAATCGATAGGATTACTACAGAATAG
- a CDS encoding HipA N-terminal domain-containing protein, translating into MKRTRQGRVFVRNILAGIIAQTDEGYQFTYDPMYLQTPGSVPISLTMPLQEAPYQSTTFFPFFDGLIPEGWLLEQACRNWKLDRRDRMGLLLHVCRDCVGFVSVEEVL; encoded by the coding sequence ATGAAAAGGACACGCCAAGGACGAGTATTTGTGAGAAACATCCTAGCAGGAATTATTGCACAAACTGATGAAGGCTATCAGTTCACCTATGATCCTATGTATCTACAAACCCCTGGAAGTGTACCCATCAGCCTTACCATGCCTCTTCAGGAAGCTCCCTATCAAAGCACAACGTTCTTCCCCTTCTTTGATGGCCTCATCCCAGAAGGCTGGCTCTTGGAGCAAGCATGCCGTAATTGGAAACTGGATAGAAGAGACAGGATGGGATTGTTGCTCCATGTATGTCGTGATTGTGTGGGATTTGTATCAGTTGAGGAGGTATTGTGA